A single window of Vanessa atalanta chromosome 27, ilVanAtal1.2, whole genome shotgun sequence DNA harbors:
- the LOC125074356 gene encoding uncharacterized protein LOC125074356, which yields MITMFLLGCLTSLIFIQIAFAQSISYMPRNGIAASNIVSAAQPQNVIANSHNIGLARSPSGVITNIGAGNGMASVIANSQFANAINENAAIAAANQEVANAITNANLANGVANANLAALASANLAGINGNMATFNLGNAFTITSGSPGNPGFGIQVSGDALEVGGTVAVNGQIPIYGTVAVNGNLPTEGSAAVNYNCGRQTID from the exons ATGATCACAATGTTTCTACTTGGATGTTTAACTTCACTTATTTTCATTCAG aTCGCTTTCGCTCAAAGTATTTCATACATGCCAAGGAATGGCATCGCAGCTTCTAATATTGTTTCTGCTGCTCAACCCCAAAACGTAATCGCTAATTCTCATAACATTGGATTAGCGAGATCTCCAAGCGGAGTGATAACAAACATCGGTGCTGGAAACGGAATGGCGAGCGTTATAGCAAATTCCCAATTTGCCAATGCGATAAATGAAAATGCAGCAATCGCTGCCGCCAATCAAGAAGTAGCCAACGCGATCACCAACGCCAACTTAGCAAACGGTGTAGCGAATGCCAATCTAGCAGCTCTAGCGAGTGCTAATTTAGCCGGCATTAATGGTAATATGGCAACTTTCAATCTTGGCAATGCTTTCACTATTACAAGTGGATCGCCTGGCAATCCAGGCTTCGGAATCCAAGTTTCGGGTGATGCTTTAGAAGTCGGCGGTACTGTGGCCGTTAATGGCCAAATACCAATCTACGGGACTGTGGCTGTTAACGGTAACTTACCTACAGAGGGTTCCGCAGCAGTTAACTACAACTGTGGAAGGCAGACTATTGAttga